TATTGATCCCGGTCAGTTGCAGGCGGTCGGCCAGAAAGCCGTCGGTCACGAACCGCTTGTCGTTGACGACGTTCGGCGTCATGGTTTTGTCGGCGTTCTCGACCCGGTTCACGGTGTTCTGGCACCCGGTTCCGGCGAGCAGCAAGCCGCCAGACAACAGAGACAACCACAATTTTTTCATATCGGACTCCTTCTTGTCTTATTGAGGCAACCCCAGCACCTGCACGCGAAGCTCTCCGGCGGCAGGGGCGTTGACGTAAACAATGGCGGAACGGTCCGCCTCCGGAATGACCACGCTTCTCTCTCCGCTCTTCCGGCCGTCCGGTTCAAGCACGACGGTCCGGTTCTCCGGCATCGGCAGAATGCAGAACTGAAACTCTTTCGGCAGAATCTCCCAGCTCCGGGTGTCGGCCGTGTTGAATGCCGCGCGGTAGACCATCGAGGCCAGCAGAACCGCCGCTCCGGCCGCTTCATTCTCCCGGCCGACCGCCCAGGCGCCCGCATAGCCGGCACCCTCCTTGATCGCGGTCGAAAGGACGATCCGCGTGATCATGCCGGGCAGCCGCTCGTCGTACTCCTGCGCGAGAATCGCGTCCATGTCGGCCAGAAGCCGGGTTTCGCCGCTCTGACCGCCGGCGATGACCTTCAGAAAGCGGTACGGCGCCGGATAATATTCGCAGACCGGATAAGCGGTCATGACCGGGTAATAAATCGCCACCTGCCGGAACGCCGCGCTGCGCCCGTTCGCAAAGAGCACATACACGCAGTCGCGGTCAAGCGGAAAATCGAACGGCCTGACCTCTTTGAGGTCCTCCGGCACTTTCTGTTTCGTCCGGTCGAGAATCGTCACATACAGCTGCCGCACCAGCGGATTCGACGGCAGCGCCTCGTAAAGCCGCGCCCAGTCGATGCGCGCATTGTCCGCATCCCCTTCCAGCAGCGAACCGAGCCCGGACAGGAACAGCGCAGCCGGATTCAGGAAGTTTCCGTAGCCGCGATGCGCGATTTTCCGTGTTTCGGCCAGCGCCGCGTTGAATTCCGCACTGTCGCTCCGGCCTGCCACGGCGGCACCTCCTCCCCTGACGCTGGAGGCGGCGCCGGGATTGCGCTTCTTCGCCTCGGCCAGCGATTTTTCCTCCTCCTCGAAGAACTTCCGGTACTTCTCGTGGACCTCCTTCTGAGCGGTGCGGAGCCGCCGGAGCTGAGCGAAAAACGACTCCGGCCTCCCCTCGCCGAGATAGGCCAGCGATTTGAAGATCGAGAGCGCGATGCGGTCCCGGCCGAAGCCGCGATACGGCAGCGCATTCAAATTGGTCAACAGCGCGCCGCCCTCCCCGCCCGCATCGCGCACACTGACGGTCGGCCGGTCGTCGTAATCGGCGATCAGCGCCTCGGCCCGCTCGAATTCGTTGACGCTGCGCCGGTAGTCGCCGATATTGAAAAAGAAGGCTCCGGCTTCCAGCCGCCACATGAGCTCGTCGCCGGTGTTGAGGGCAGACTTGAGCTTTTCCGAAAGACGCAGCTCGACCCGGGCGTCCTTTCCGGCGAGATACTCGGCCATCAGCGGCTCTTTCTGCAGATGCGAGTTCGTGATGCTCGAGCAGCCGGTGAACAGCAGCACTCCCACGGCCGCCGCCGCAAACCGGAACCTGGTCAGAACCTTCACCCGAGCCTCCCCGCGAATTCTATCGGCCGATCGCCCGGAACACGTTTTCGCCGATGGCCGGAATCAGCTGTTCGACGGCGTACTTGCCGTAATCCTCGGCGGTCCAGTCGTCGGTGTCCTCCTTCGCTTCAACATCGTCGAAATCGATCTTCTGACGGAACGGAATAACGGCGACGACCTCCCCGGTTCCGGTCGATAGAATCCGGATTTCGCCGTCAAGATTGCAGATCCGGCGCTCGACGGTCCGCTTGGAGGCCGCGATGTACTCCCGCTTCACCGTAACCGAAAAACGCGTGATTTCGGGACGGATCAGACTGTCGACCCGAAGCAGCTCGCCGATCCGGGCGAAGAGCGCCGGCTCGGCCGCATCGAGGCTGCCGATTCCGTTTTTACGCAGAATCGAGTCGACCGTCTTCAGATTCTGCAGCCGCATCCCTTTTCCCAGCAGGAAGCTTTCGAGCCCCGAGCTGAAACTGGCCGACAGGTAATCGGGAGGATTCTTCGCAGTGATGACCGGGTGCAGCATGGCGTAGATTCCGCGCTTCTTCGCCTCGGTGCCGAGCCCGATTTCGCGCAGGAGCCCGGGCAGCCTGTCCGCCAGCTCCTCAAGCGTGCCGACCGTATCCGTCACCTTCCGGTCCGGCAGGACATCCCCGGTGGAGGCGTCGATCAGCGAAAGCGAGAGATTCAGCCTCCTGCCGAATTTCCCGATGGTCGAAACGAGGATATATTTGACGGTCCTGATTTCGCCGAGCTTCGCCTTCTGCTTCGCGTTCAGCTCGGCCAGTCCGGAGTTGTCGGTGAAACCGATTTCGGCCAGCATCTGTTTCAGCGCCGAACGCGAAACAAGCTCGTAACCGCCGTCGACCGAACTCTCCAGCATGCCCCAGAAAGTTTCGATCTCCTGCGGAGTCACGCCGCCCTTCGCGGCCGGTTCGGCGATGGCGATCCGGTCGGCGGAAAAAAGAGCGCCGAACAACATGCAGACGGCGGCAATCGCCGGAATTTTCCTGATCATTCTGCTATTCTCCCTGTGATTGCGCGGCGGGCGCCGGGGCGCGGAAGCCGTTTTCGGCCACTGCCGCGAGGTCTTCGGCCGCCTGTTTCAACGCGGAGGTCATCAGCGTCTGAAACCGGTTATGGTCGATTTCGGATGCGGACGGACGCTGCTGTTCGCTGAGCGTCCCGGTGTAGACATTGCCGTACACGATCTGCCCGGTTCCGAGGTCGGCCACCTTCAGAATCACGTCGAGCTCCCAGGTGATGGTTTTCGTCTCGATGCCGTATCCCCTGAACGAACGTTCGCGGCTGCGGAGGTCGGAGACGGTCCCGAAAATCAGCAGCTCGGCACCGGATTCGGCCGCAAGCTGCTGCTGGAAATGTTCCGGAAAGCCGGGCCGGGCCGCCACTTTCTCCATTGCCGCAGTAACCTGCGAAACCTCGACCGGGCGAAACAGATGATTCATCCTGCCGAGATACGCGGCCAGATATTCGCCGCCGAGAACGACCGGGCGGGCCTCTCCCCTGACGGTAAGATTGTACAGCTCAAGCGCTCTGGCCCGATTCCAGCGGTTGTCTTCGATCTGCGCGTCGCGGTTCGCCTGGTTGGTGCGGGCGCTGTCGAAGGCGTCGATCATCCGGATAAAACCCTGCATGACCCGGTTGATCGAAAGCCGGTCGGCCGTATTCAGACTTTCCTGCGCCGGAATTTCGATCTTTTTGTTTGCCGCATCGAGAAAACGTTTCTGCCCGATTATATCAGCGGTCGTGAAGTCGAGCACGCAGACCTTGTACGGGGCCGTCTCCCCCGCATACAAAGCGACGGCGGCTGCAAGGCCCAATAAAAATGAAACCGTTTTTTTCATAACTCCTCCTGTGCGGCAGAACGGCGAAACGTCCTTTCCTTCAATGAATCTAACATAATGTGCGCGGCGCTCCGTGTCAAGCGGCGGCACGCGTAAAATGCGGAAAAGAAACGGCGGGACTCAATGCGCCAGCAGCACGGCGAACTGCTGCAGCAGGCCGACGGCGGCGCCGAGGATGTAGCCGAGCACCTGAATGGCGCCGAGATGTTCGGCCGCGATCCGGTTGATCATGGCGTGAAATTCCCGCACGTTCTGGTCGGCGATGGATTGCTCGATGCGGCGGTTCATGTCGAGCATGTCGATGATGAGCCGGCGGCCGTCGCGGGCCATCCAGTAGTCCAGGTAGCGCTGCAATGCCGGCAGCAGCTCCGAACGGACCCAGTTCCAGAGCGCATCCGAGCTCAGGATCTCATTCGCGGCCTGCGGAACGATTTCGGCGAGGTAGGCGTGCAGGAAATCGGCGAGCTTGACCTTGGCGCCGTCGAGAAACGCCTGGAGCTCCGGAGCGGCTTCGTCGCTGTGCAGCCACGCGCGCAGCCGCTCCGTCTGCATGGCGAGCTCTTCGCTGATGAGGCCGTGAATTTTCGCATCGCCGAGCTTCCGGGCGATCTCCCGCTCGATATCGTTCCAGTTCAGATGGTTGACGATTCCGGATGCGAAATCGCCCGAGCGCGGGATGAAGGCCAGCCGGTCGTTGACGTAGTTCCGGACGCCGTCACGCATGAATTCCCGCAGAAGCTCGCGGATCTCCGGCGTCCGCGTTTTCAGCCCGGCGACGATGCCGGAAGCGATCCGTTCCCTCGCTTGCGGCGAAGCGAGCTGCCCGGCCAGAACGTCGTCCCAGAATTTCCGCAGATTTTCCGGCGTCAGGTTCCGGTCGAGCGCCGCAAGCAGCGACTGTTCGACCCGGGGCTGCAGAAATGCGATGACCGACTCCTCGTTCTTCCGCAGCAGAAGCTGCACGGCGGAACGCACCTGCGTGAGCAGCTCGGGATCCGAAGCCATAGCCGAAATCCGGGCGCCGATCTCGCGCGAGATTTCCCCGGGTTTCAGCAGCCGCTCGGGAATCTCTTCGCCGAGTACATGGCCGATCTTCGCCTTGTTGGCAGGAACCATCCCCTGCTTCCAAAGTCCGAGTGAAAGCAGCCGCAGCCAGTGGAAACCGGTTCGTTCATACGGCTTGAACAACATCTCGATCGCAATGAAATTGGTCAGGAATCCGACCGCCGCCGCGGTCATGACCGGAAAAATCCAGAGCGAAAACCAGCCGGGGCCGCTCCAGCCGGTCGCGGCCTTCACGACGATCATAAGGATCGTCAGCCAGCTGATTCCCGAGAGAAACAGTAAAATTCGCGACATCCACCGGTTGTTCATGGCTTCTCCTGCAGCCCGGCCGGGAAGAGTGCATCCTCCCGGTTTCCCGCCGTCAGCGTTCGCGGTGGTCGATGACGCGGCGCGCCTTGCCCTCGCTGCGCTGGATCGTGTTCGGGGCGACGAGCTTAACGCGGACGCGAAGTCCGATCACGCCTTCGATGGCGGCGGTCAGCCGCTGCTGAAGCCCTTCCATCGAGCGGACCTTGTCCGAAAAAAGCTCTTCCGTGACTTCAACATCGACTTCGATGTTGTCGAGTCCGTGCTCGGTGGTGAGAAGGATGTTATAGTTCGCGGTGGTCCCCTCGACCGAAAGCAGCGCCGTTTCGATCTGCGACGGAAAGACGTTCACGCCGCGGATGATGAACATGTCGTCGCTGCGGGACGAGATTCGTTCGATGCGGCGGATGGTCCGGCCGCATTCGCACGGCTCGGCGACGATGCGGGTCAGGTCGCGCGTGCGGTAGCGAATCATCGGCATCGCGTACTTCGAAAGCGTGGTCAGAACCAGTTCGCCGAATTCGCCGTCAGGCAGAACCTCCCCAGTCTCCGGATTGATGATTTCCGGGTAGAAGTGGTCCTCGAAAATATGCATGCCCTTCTGACAGCAGCACTCGATGGCGACGCCGGGACCGATGATTTCGGAGAGACCGTAGATATCGTAAGCCTTGATGCCGGCGTCGTGCTCGATGCGCTTGCGCATCTCCTCGGTCCACGGCTCGGCGCCGAAAATGCCGGCGCGGATCGGCAGCTTGTGCATGTCGATGCCGACCGCGGCCGCCTGCTCGACCATATAGTAGAAGTAGGAGGGCGTGCAGCAGACGGCGGTGGTGCCGAAATCGCGCATCAGCATGATCTGGCGCTGCGTGTTGCCGCCGGAAGTCGGCACGACGGTCGCACCGAGCGCTTCGGCACCGTAATGGGCGCCGAGTCCGCCGGTGAAAAGCCCGTAGCCGTACGAAACCTGAATGACGTCCTCGTGGGTGAGCCCGCAGCTCGCGAGCGCGCGTTTCATGACCTGCATCCAGATGTCGAGATCCTGCCGGGTATAGCCGACCACGATCGGCTTGCCGGTGGTACCGCTCGAGGCGTGAAGCCGGACGACCTGCGACATCGGAACCGCGAAGAGCCCGAACGGATACGTGTCGCGCAGGTCGGCCTTTACCGTAAACGGAAGTTTGCCGAGATCGCCCAGCGTCCGGATGCAGTCGGGCGTGAGCCCGCGCTCATCCATGCGGCTGCGGAAGAGGGTGACGTTCGTATAGGCGTGGCGGACAATTTTCTTCAGGCGTTCCAGCTGCAATTCGCGCAGGTAATCGAGCTGCACGTAATCGAGCGCACTCAAGTCATCGTTCAGGTAAAGCGACATTTTTTACAGACCCTCGTTTGTTTGAATCGGGTAATATACACCGCAAACCGCCGAAAAACAACCGTTCCGGCGAGAAAAGGCGGCGCTTCATCCGCCGGAATCCAGAAGCCGGAGCGCGCAGGCAAGCGCCTCCTCCCGCGACGCGAACGCCCCGGCAAGCTGCCGGTCGAACACCTTTTCCAGCACAGGCCGGAAGCGCGGCCCCGGCCGGACTCCCGCCGCAACGAGGTCGCGCCCCATGACGAACGGCTCCGGCAGCGTCTGCAGATGCGGCGTTTCCGCCAGCCGGTCGAGCAAAAAGACGAAGACGTCGAGAATGCCGTGACAGGCGATGCAGTCCAGCCGGTGCAGTTCGAGCTCAAGCGGAAAATTCGGGTCGGCCAGAAGCCGCCGCAGCTTCGCCGGCTTCATCCGGGGAACCGAGGCGAACCGCATGTGGTTCCGGACCGCCTGAACGATGCCGTCGCGCTCCGCCGTCGAAAAGCGGAACCGTTCGAGAATGGCGGCCGCCGTCTCCGCCCCCGCCGTCTCATGGCCGAAGAAACGGATGCGCCCGGTTTCATCGCGGCTCTGCGTGACCGCTTTGCCGACGTCGTGCAGCAGGACGCTCCAGGCCAGCAGCGGGTCCGGCTTCGCCATATGCTCGAGCATCAGCAGCGTGTGAGTGAGAACATCTCCCTCCGGGTGAAATTCCGGCGGCTGCTCGACGCCGCGCAGCACCGCGACCTCAGGCAGCACGACCGCAAGAATCCCGGTCCGTTCGAGAAGCCGCACGGCTCCGGCCGGGTCCGGCCCGGTCAGCATCGAAGAGAGTTCGCCGCGCAGCCGCTCCCCGGTGAGTTCGCCGCACTTCGCGGCGAGACGGCGGATTGCGCGTTCGGCCGCCGGGTCCAGCCGGAACCGGAGACGCGAAACGAAGCGCACGGCCCGGAGCATCCGCAGATAATCTTCCGAAAACCGTTCTTCGGGCTCCCCGACCGTGCGGAGGACGCCGCGTTCGAGATCATCGATTCCGCCGACCGCATCATGCACGATTTCCGTCACCGGATCGTACCAGAGCGCATTGACGGTGAAATCCCGCCGCTGCATGTCGACGGCGAGGTCGCGCGTATACCTGACCTCGCCGGGGTGGCGCCCGTCGAGGTAGAAACGCTCCTGCCGCGCGGCGGCGACCTCGAATTCGAAACCGCCGTGCCGGACCAGCGAAACGCCGAAGCTCGCACCGACCAGACGGCTCCCGGGGAACAGTTTCGCAAGCTCCTCCGGCCGCGCCGCAGTCACGATATCGCAGTCGGAGAGCGGCCGCCCGAGCAGGGAGTCGCGTACCCCTCCCCCGACAATCCCGCTGTCGAATCCGGCGCCCTTCAGCGTGCGGATCACCGAAGAGGCGGCTTCGAGCAGCGGCGTCGGCCGGAACTGAACCGGGAGGAGCCGCATCTTATTCGACCGAGTGCATTCCGGCCGGATCCGGCTGCGTCGCGCGCGGATAACGCAGGCCGGTCGGCCCGAACAGCATGCAGTAGCCGGCTTTGTAGCCCTCCGGCAGTTTCAGCCGCGCCATAAGTTCGGGGAAATAATTGAGCGTTCCCAGGGCAAGCCCGCACCAGACCGTCCCGACGCCGAGCGACTGCGCGTAAAGCTCGAAATACGACAGCGCGATGACCGGATCGTAAGCCGGACACGGCGAATCCTCCTTCGCCGCCGCAACCACCATATGCGGCGCGCCGCGGAAGATCACGTCGCGCCCTTCGATGAACTGCCTGCGGTAACGCTCCATCCGGCTCAGGAACGGGTTGTCCGGGTCCTCCGCGAGCATGCCGGCGACCCGGTCCATGACATAATTGCGGAACGAATCCATGACCTCGACTTCGTCGATAAAGGCGAAATGCAGCGAATGCGCATTGACCCCGGTCGGCACGAAACGCAGCATGTCCTTGAGCTTGTCGAGCGTTACGCGGTCGAGATTCTCATGCCGGTAACTGCGGAACGAACGGCGATTCGCAATGAGCGACAGGATTTCGTCCGGGTCCGGAACCGCGTTGCCGGGCAGACTTTCTTCCGGATCGCGGCCGAAAATTTCGACCGCCGCGCGCGGGCAGACCGCCAGGCAGTGCTGGCAGCGGGTACAGCCCGGCTCCGCCCCCGGGATCACCCGGGGATACTCGGAATCGGGATCGAATTCAAGAATCGCCGGCGCGCAGTCGCGAATACAGGCTCCGCAGCGGATGCATTTCGATTCATCGACATGGAATTTCAGTTCTGTCATATTGCTTTACTCCTGTTCGGGCAAACAGCTCTCCCGTGAAACCGGTCACCGGTAGGCGAACTCCACCATCTGATGGCAGAGCAGCTCCGGCACAGTGAAGGAGATGCGCCCCTCTTTCTCCCGGTACGGCAGCTCCGTCCCCTGCGGAACGAGCCGGACGGAGCGGACCGGGCGGCCGAGCTTCACGGAAACTCCGACGTCGCGGAGCGGCAGCAGCTCTTCGACGACCTCGATCGGGCGGCTCTCCCTGAACGGCGAATTCGGAATTGCGATGCCCGGGCCGCCCCGGTTGACCGTATTCGCATAGAGCAGGTGCAGGACCGCCCGCTGTTCGGCAGGCTGCTCGAAGAGCGTGACCCGCGCCGTGGTCGGCAGGTTCGATTCGACCTGCCGCTCCGCGCCGATGAAGCGGCGGATCGCCTTCAGGACGAACTCCTGCAGATAAACCATGCCGAATGCGCGGTAGATCGTGAAGACCGGGTGTGCGAAATAGAGCACATTGCCGCTCATCGCGCCGGCGTCGAAGCCGGAGGGCTCCGTGCGGTACGGCGCATGCTGGTGGCTGCAGAAGTGGCGGAAGCTGCGGTTGAAATACGGGTCGAAGACCTTGCCGAGCGATTCCGCATCGCGGACCTTGATCCGGCGCGACGGAAGGTACATGACGAACGGCGTCTTCGCAAACTCCGGCGCGAAACCCGGCGCCGCTTCGATATAGTCCGGCGAATACGGACTCCAGCCCGCATCGGTGAACGGCAGGGAGAGCGCGAACGCATCCGATCCCGCCGCGAGCCCGCTGCCGGCCGACAGGATCAGTTTGCCGCCCTGCGCGGCAAAGAGTTCGAGTTTGGCCTTCAGCGCGTCGTCGAGCCGGATGTCGTCCGGCAGCAGCAGGAACTTGTAGCGTCCGAACTCCATTCCGGAATCGATCACGTCGAACGGAATATGCGCCTCGAGCAGCAGCCGTCCGGCGCCGACGTCGCTCGGCGACTCGCGTTTGCAGTTCACCGCCGAAGAGGCGAGAATCGCGATTTCGGCCAGCGACTCGACATTGTCGCACCACGCCTCTTTCTGCTCGACCTCGGCATAGGCTTTGCCGATCAACTCATAAGTGCTCTCGTCGAGCTCGCCGTCCGGGTGGAGCTGGTCGCCGACGCTGCATTTCGAGCCGTTGGCCAGCATCGCGGCGCACTCGTAGCGCAGCGCGTTCGGATGCTTGATCCCGCCGAATTCCCCCCAGGTCGTATGGAATTTCCCGGTCATGCCGAGAAAGTCCAGCCCGAGGTTCCGGCAGTAGGCGGCCGACATCGGGTAGTGGTCGTACCCCCAGCCGCCGGTCGGCAGGCTTTCGAGTTCGAGGTGGCTGAAATGTTTCAGGATTTCCGTGTCGCCGACCGTCACGTGGCCGCTGTTGTGGAACACCGGCATGTCGGGATTGAATTTCCGCGCCGCGGCGGTGGTGCGGACGTAATAATTCTCCAGCACCTTGCGGGCGAAGGCGATCCTGTCCGCCTCCTTCTCCGGGTCGAGCCCGGATTCCAGCATCCCTTTCATGCAGTGATTGCAGCAGCACTGCCCCTGGTTGATGATGTCGAGAAAAATGCCGTTCGCATCCGGGAACAGTTCGACCGTCTCTTCGATCAGGCTGCACAGATAGTCGAGGTACGGCGTGTTGAAACAGAGCTTGATGAAACCGCCGGTGAGCGGCTCGGGCCCCTTCCCCTCGTGCGAATACTCGTTCCATTCCGGGTGCAGCTGCGAAATCCGGTAGTTGAGTCCGGCGGTCACATAGACCGGCACCTTGACGTCGATCTCCTTCGCCGCATCCATCTGCTCGCGCAGCAGGTTGAACTTCAGATGCGGATGCATCGCCCCGACTTTGGTCGGATGGTAACTCCAGCCGTGATGACAGGCGGAAAAGCAGGTGATCGAATCGACGTGCGCCTTCTTCAGCCGCTCCTGCCACTCTTTGCGGTCGAATTTCTCTCCGATGCCGGGGATATCCGGCGAAGTGTGAAAGTCAAGATGAACCTGACGGAATCTCAAGTGATGCATACAACCTCCCTCGTCGACCTGTTTTATCGTTCAAAATCCCTTGATTGCCATGACGAATTCCGGGAACGACCCGACTTCGAACTCAAACTTTTCCTCGCGCGGCTCTCCGAACCCGTAACGGGCGAGCGCGCGGTGGCAGCCGGCCCGTCGCGCGGCTTCGAGATCCGTATAGTGATCGCCGAACATCCAGCACTGTTCAGGCGGCACATTGTGCTTCCGCATCAGAGCGAACAATGCGTCCGGCTCCGGCTTGAGCGGGAAATCCGAGTCGCCGCCGATGATGTCGGCGAAACATCCGCCGACGCCGAGGCAGTCCAGAATCCTCCGGCTCGCATCGGTCGGTTTGTTCGACAGAACAGCGAGCTGGATTCCCGCTTCGCGCAGCTCCGCGAGTCCCCGCGAAACGCCCGGATAGAGCGCGGTCGTCTCGACCAGATGCCCGGCATAATAACGCTTCATGCGCCGCAGGGCTTCCTCGAAATCGACGTCGGAATCCGCAATCGCGCGGCGCACCAGGTTCGCCACGCCGTTGCCGACGAAACGGACGATCCTCTCGGTGGCAAGCGGCTCAAGCCCCATCGAACCGCGCATATGGTTCACTGCTCCGGCCAGATCGTGCCGGGAGTCGATCAGCGTCCCGTCCAGATCGAATACAATCAATTTCACCATTGTTCCGTATGACTCCTATCCCAGAAACGGAATCTGCGTGATCTGCGGCAGCCGTGCGAACGAATCGATGTCGAATGCCGAAAATTCACGCTTCTTCCAGTAATGATATCCCAGGCCGCCGATCATGGCGGCATTGTCCGTGCAGTATTTGCGGGCCGCGAGGCGAAGCCGGACGCCCGGCGGCGTCAGCCGCTCGAACCTCTCCCGCAGAACGCTGTTGCAGGCGACGCCGCCGGCGACCACGATGGTTTTCGCGCCGGTCTCCTTCGCGGCGGCCAGCGTCTTGCGGGTCAGCACGTCGACGACGGCCTCCTGATAGGAGGCGACGGTATCCCTGAGCAGCGCCTCCGGCAGTCTGCCGCTTTCGTCCGCATGATGCTTCACATGGTAGAGCAGCGCAGTCTTGATGCCGCTGAAACTGAAATTATACCGGTTTTCCGGCGCGAGCGGTTTCCCGGCCGCGCCGGTCAGCGGGCGCGGGAATTCGAACCGGTGCGGATCTCCGCCCTCGGCCGTCCGCTGCATGACCGGGCCGCCCGGATAGCCGAGATTGAGCAGCTTCGCGCCCTTGTCGAGCGCCTCGCCCGCCGCGTCGTCGATCGTGCCGCCGAGCGCGGTCGCCTTTCCGTCCCGCCCGATGAGGACGAGCGAGGTATGTCCGCCCGAAACGACGAGCGCGAGCAGCGGGTAGCTTGCCCCGTCCTCGAGCGCGCGATTCGCCTCATCGAGGAACGCGCCGTAGATATGCCCGATGAAATGATTGACTCCGACATACGGAATCCGGTTTCCCATCGCGAGTCCCTTTGCAAACGACAGCCCGACCAGCAGCGCCGGGATCAGGCCCGGCCCCTGCGTGACCGCGATCGCGTCGATCTCCGCCAGCGTGACGCCGGCCTCGCGCAACGCGCCGTCGAGCACCGGCGTGAGTGCGGTCAGATGCTCGCGCGCCGCAAGCTCCGGCACCACGCCGCCGTGCGCCGCATGTTTCGCAATCTGCGACGCGACGCTGCTCGATAAAACTTCATATCCGTCTTTCACAACGGCAGCCGCGGTTTCGTCGCAGCTGGTTTCGATTCCCAGAATCAGAGCCATTTTGAAAAAAATCCTTGCACAACTTGATATTTGAGAAATATACTATATCTTTGATGCAAACACAAATACCGTATGAAAAAAACCGTCGAAATAACCCGGGAGCTGCTGTTCGGCAGACGGCGCCTTCCATCCAATCTGCGGGCCGGCTTCACACTGGCTCTGGCTTTCGCCGTCTGGCTGCGGCCGCCGCTCGGGGCGCTGGCGGGCTGCGCGGTGTTCTTCCTGCTGTCCGGCGCGGCGCTGCTCCGCGCGCTCGCGGCACCGGCCCGTTACTGGATTGCTTCGGCGCTTCTCGCGCCTGTCGCCTCCGGAGCGGTTTTTTTCCTCTTTCCCCGGCGCGACCGGCTCGGCGTGATCGGCATCGGGCTCTGGATCATCGTGCTCGGACTCGCGCACCTGCCGGAACTCCGGCGCGGCGCCGGGAGAACGGCGGAAACCGTGACCGCCTTCTTCGAGACGCTGCTGCCGTTTCTGCTCGGCTGCACCTTCATCTGGTGCGTATACGGTTCGTTCGATTTATCAGCGCCGTTTTATGCGCTGACGCTCGGTATTCTCGCGCTGCAGCGTTTTCGATGAGCGTCACCGGTTGCATTCCGGAAAAAACGAGATATGGTATCGATATCATGATCTCGAACAGAAGGAGGCCGGAATCGATGGCATGTTTTGAATACGGTGACGAAGCGCTTGCACATCTGTCGAAACGCGACAGGAAATTCGCGGCGCTGATCGAACGGATGGGGCGGCTCGAGCGGGAGCTCACGCCGGATCTGTTCGCCGCCCTGGCCGGCGGCATCATCGCGCAGCAGATCTCCGGCAAGGCGGCGGTCACGGTCGAAAACCGGCTGCTCGACAAGGTGAAGCGCATCACGCCGGAATCGGTCGCGGCGCTGTCCCCGGAGGAGATTCAATCCTGCGGCATGTCGATGAAGAAAGCGCGCAACATCCGGAGCGCAGCCGAAGCCGTGCTGGCAGGAACGCTGCCCATCGGCCGTTTCCCGGAGATGAGCGACGCCGAGGTAGTCGAACAGCTTTCGGCGCTGCCGGGCATCGGCGTCTGGACGGCGGAGATGCTGCTGATCTTTTCACTCGGACGGCAGGATGTGCTGAGCTATGGGGATTTCGGCATCCG
This portion of the Victivallis lenta genome encodes:
- the tsaD gene encoding tRNA (adenosine(37)-N6)-threonylcarbamoyltransferase complex transferase subunit TsaD translates to MALILGIETSCDETAAAVVKDGYEVLSSSVASQIAKHAAHGGVVPELAAREHLTALTPVLDGALREAGVTLAEIDAIAVTQGPGLIPALLVGLSFAKGLAMGNRIPYVGVNHFIGHIYGAFLDEANRALEDGASYPLLALVVSGGHTSLVLIGRDGKATALGGTIDDAAGEALDKGAKLLNLGYPGGPVMQRTAEGGDPHRFEFPRPLTGAAGKPLAPENRYNFSFSGIKTALLYHVKHHADESGRLPEALLRDTVASYQEAVVDVLTRKTLAAAKETGAKTIVVAGGVACNSVLRERFERLTPPGVRLRLAARKYCTDNAAMIGGLGYHYWKKREFSAFDIDSFARLPQITQIPFLG
- a CDS encoding alpha-amylase family protein; translation: MHHLRFRQVHLDFHTSPDIPGIGEKFDRKEWQERLKKAHVDSITCFSACHHGWSYHPTKVGAMHPHLKFNLLREQMDAAKEIDVKVPVYVTAGLNYRISQLHPEWNEYSHEGKGPEPLTGGFIKLCFNTPYLDYLCSLIEETVELFPDANGIFLDIINQGQCCCNHCMKGMLESGLDPEKEADRIAFARKVLENYYVRTTAAARKFNPDMPVFHNSGHVTVGDTEILKHFSHLELESLPTGGWGYDHYPMSAAYCRNLGLDFLGMTGKFHTTWGEFGGIKHPNALRYECAAMLANGSKCSVGDQLHPDGELDESTYELIGKAYAEVEQKEAWCDNVESLAEIAILASSAVNCKRESPSDVGAGRLLLEAHIPFDVIDSGMEFGRYKFLLLPDDIRLDDALKAKLELFAAQGGKLILSAGSGLAAGSDAFALSLPFTDAGWSPYSPDYIEAAPGFAPEFAKTPFVMYLPSRRIKVRDAESLGKVFDPYFNRSFRHFCSHQHAPYRTEPSGFDAGAMSGNVLYFAHPVFTIYRAFGMVYLQEFVLKAIRRFIGAERQVESNLPTTARVTLFEQPAEQRAVLHLLYANTVNRGGPGIAIPNSPFRESRPIEVVEELLPLRDVGVSVKLGRPVRSVRLVPQGTELPYREKEGRISFTVPELLCHQMVEFAYR
- a CDS encoding DNA-3-methyladenine glycosylase family protein, with amino-acid sequence MACFEYGDEALAHLSKRDRKFAALIERMGRLERELTPDLFAALAGGIIAQQISGKAAVTVENRLLDKVKRITPESVAALSPEEIQSCGMSMKKARNIRSAAEAVLAGTLPIGRFPEMSDAEVVEQLSALPGIGVWTAEMLLIFSLGRQDVLSYGDFGIRQGIMRLYGHKVLPRERFLRYRKRYSPYGSIAAFYLWELAGE
- a CDS encoding HAD family hydrolase, producing the protein MVKLIVFDLDGTLIDSRHDLAGAVNHMRGSMGLEPLATERIVRFVGNGVANLVRRAIADSDVDFEEALRRMKRYYAGHLVETTALYPGVSRGLAELREAGIQLAVLSNKPTDASRRILDCLGVGGCFADIIGGDSDFPLKPEPDALFALMRKHNVPPEQCWMFGDHYTDLEAARRAGCHRALARYGFGEPREEKFEFEVGSFPEFVMAIKGF